Proteins found in one Candidatus Krumholzibacteriota bacterium genomic segment:
- a CDS encoding VCBS repeat-containing protein, with amino-acid sequence MRIIRLNRSMIGTEAGFTLVEMMLSIVIMGFVLIAISGVFMLFQKSAATTSDFSDAQQNARIAIDYVTGELRQAGSQTDYFRGQRPIVHAGPYQVAFNADIDDGRVIDGQAPLSAINISMAPNTVPVSGSTIYSPSADYDSEAETVVFTLDSTGDGVITTADRGDDPEETGLNSNLFVLKKTVYGYNASGKNEVRESDLAIVRGPNFAPTWMTPEPIFQYYYDHDEDVNTPDRLWGDTDGDGELDTAEIMAVTDLPQNFLSNIQRVKITVMSESNRYDKKYETNGGFLNVTMNSEVFVRNMSRTSSMVRGKVFHDADSDGIIDNGESGIPGVTVRLAGQSRSVITDNFGSFYFALPAGAYSIQEVDPPGYTSTTANLVSITLVSGQSSIINFGDISSLPIGAIVGVVYEDLDKSGTKNGLESGIEGVLISLDSGAQTYTNASGYYSFTAEQGNYTVVEADPVGYSSTTPNSASANIVADGDTVRVDFGDYAGPTTGTLEGYAFLDINEDGVRNSMEEGLPNVTIKVSTGDSTMTNSSGYYIFNLEPDVYTVEERDPVGYTSTTVNKYTDVKITADTTVVRNFGDILETRQDFVEIHISNTDRVLSVSTANLGEDEKYDTDIILGTALSGGIGNMLVFHNEWETSATPVSELFNSDPVYRRDAGDNINTMNQFDFNSDAVPDILTGLNTSTDRNIQVWFTQDGGILSNSPDKAYYASGLNEVMDSKLADFDLDGEFDLVIGLKDPIGITGAFEVLLGSGDGDFSSREYVTDAGPVDDFKLGAIWAVETGDVDGDGDQDIIVGSHVTPVTGYIDVYLNTGYASANFTWSARYASWGAVNDLKMVDMKEDDDGDPDIVAGISVGPNIGLVFLYLNEAGVYGIADTTGYAFGPEEVHNMPDDFVFANGEVLSIAVLQVNNDIFPDITYGTRSSSLYTGDIYVLPAYGTLPEFGLKINTSELGEIISIDVADFNKDSSPDIVVGTRSSATQGKLVAFFGSGI; translated from the coding sequence ATGCGAATAATAAGATTAAACAGATCGATGATCGGAACAGAGGCCGGATTCACACTTGTCGAGATGATGCTCAGTATAGTCATAATGGGTTTCGTCCTTATAGCGATATCCGGCGTGTTCATGCTTTTTCAGAAGAGCGCCGCTACGACATCGGATTTCTCCGATGCGCAGCAGAACGCCAGAATAGCTATCGACTATGTGACCGGCGAGTTGAGACAGGCCGGTTCCCAGACAGATTATTTCCGCGGACAGAGGCCGATAGTCCACGCCGGTCCATACCAGGTGGCTTTTAACGCCGATATCGATGACGGGCGGGTGATAGACGGGCAGGCGCCCCTTTCAGCGATAAACATAAGCATGGCTCCCAATACCGTTCCGGTATCGGGATCGACGATATATTCACCCTCTGCCGATTATGACTCGGAAGCCGAGACGGTCGTCTTCACTCTCGATTCGACCGGAGACGGAGTGATCACCACCGCCGACCGCGGCGACGATCCGGAAGAGACCGGTCTGAACAGCAATCTTTTTGTCCTCAAGAAGACGGTCTACGGATACAACGCTTCCGGTAAGAACGAAGTCCGTGAATCGGATCTCGCCATCGTGCGCGGACCGAATTTCGCGCCGACATGGATGACTCCCGAACCGATCTTCCAGTACTATTACGATCATGATGAGGATGTCAATACCCCCGACAGGCTCTGGGGCGATACTGACGGAGACGGCGAGCTTGATACGGCGGAGATCATGGCAGTGACCGATCTTCCCCAGAATTTTCTCAGCAATATCCAGAGGGTCAAGATAACCGTAATGAGTGAATCGAACAGGTATGACAAGAAATACGAGACGAACGGTGGATTTCTCAACGTGACGATGAATTCCGAAGTATTCGTCAGGAATATGTCCCGGACCAGTTCAATGGTCAGGGGCAAGGTCTTCCACGACGCCGACAGCGACGGCATTATCGACAACGGCGAATCAGGTATCCCCGGAGTCACCGTCCGGCTCGCCGGCCAGAGCAGAAGCGTCATCACCGACAATTTCGGATCTTTCTACTTCGCCCTTCCAGCCGGAGCGTATTCGATCCAGGAAGTCGATCCTCCCGGCTACACGTCGACGACGGCGAACCTTGTCTCGATAACACTCGTTTCGGGACAATCGTCGATCATAAACTTCGGTGATATTTCGAGTCTGCCGATCGGAGCGATTGTAGGGGTCGTATACGAGGATCTCGACAAGAGCGGCACGAAGAACGGACTCGAGAGTGGCATCGAAGGAGTGCTAATCTCCCTCGACAGCGGCGCCCAGACTTACACGAACGCTTCCGGATATTATTCGTTCACCGCCGAGCAGGGTAACTATACGGTCGTCGAAGCAGATCCGGTAGGGTATTCATCGACGACTCCAAACTCCGCCTCGGCGAACATCGTCGCCGACGGCGATACGGTGAGGGTCGATTTCGGCGATTACGCCGGACCGACGACAGGAACTCTCGAAGGATACGCATTCCTCGATATTAACGAGGATGGAGTGCGAAACTCGATGGAAGAAGGCCTGCCGAATGTCACGATAAAGGTCTCGACCGGAGACAGTACGATGACCAACTCGAGCGGGTACTATATATTCAACCTCGAACCGGATGTGTACACGGTCGAGGAAAGGGATCCGGTTGGATATACCTCCACCACAGTCAACAAATATACCGATGTAAAGATAACTGCCGATACCACCGTCGTGCGTAACTTCGGCGATATCCTCGAAACGAGGCAGGATTTCGTGGAGATACATATCTCCAACACTGACCGCGTCCTTTCGGTAAGTACGGCGAACCTCGGGGAGGACGAAAAGTATGATACCGATATCATACTCGGCACCGCCCTTTCCGGTGGCATCGGGAACATGCTTGTCTTCCATAACGAGTGGGAGACTTCGGCGACTCCTGTAAGCGAGCTTTTCAATTCCGATCCGGTCTACAGGCGCGATGCCGGCGACAATATCAATACGATGAACCAGTTCGATTTCAACAGCGACGCCGTGCCTGATATATTGACCGGGCTCAACACAAGCACAGACAGGAATATCCAGGTCTGGTTCACCCAGGATGGAGGGATCCTTTCGAACAGTCCCGATAAGGCGTATTACGCGAGCGGGCTGAACGAGGTGATGGACAGCAAGCTTGCCGATTTCGATCTCGATGGTGAATTCGATCTCGTGATCGGACTGAAAGACCCGATCGGTATAACCGGCGCTTTCGAGGTCCTCCTCGGCAGCGGCGATGGAGATTTTTCTTCCAGGGAGTACGTTACCGACGCCGGTCCTGTCGATGATTTCAAGCTCGGAGCGATCTGGGCCGTCGAGACAGGCGATGTCGATGGAGATGGAGACCAGGATATCATAGTCGGGTCGCACGTGACTCCGGTCACCGGGTACATAGACGTATACCTCAATACCGGGTACGCTTCCGCCAATTTCACTTGGAGCGCGAGGTACGCCTCATGGGGAGCGGTCAACGACCTGAAGATGGTCGATATGAAGGAAGACGACGACGGCGACCCCGATATAGTAGCGGGGATCTCGGTCGGTCCGAATATTGGGCTGGTATTCCTCTATCTTAACGAAGCAGGAGTGTACGGGATCGCTGATACGACGGGATACGCCTTCGGTCCGGAGGAAGTACACAATATGCCGGACGATTTCGTCTTCGCTAACGGAGAGGTGCTTAGCATCGCGGTCCTTCAGGTCAATAACGATATATTCCCCGATATCACCTATGGCACGAGGAGCAGTTCACTCTATACCGGTGATATCTATGTTCTTCCCGCTTACGGCACTTTGCCTGAATTCGGGTTGAAGATCAATACTTCCGAACTCGGCGAGATCATATCGATCGACGTAGCCGATTTCAACAAGGACAGCAGTCCTGATATCGTCGTTGGAACAAGATCGTCCGCGACGCAGGGAAAACTGGTAGCATTTTTCGGCAGTGGTATCTGA